In one Pseudomonas sp. MM211 genomic region, the following are encoded:
- the pap gene encoding polyphosphate:AMP phosphotransferase — MFESAEIDHIIDKATFDAEEQVLREALLEAQYALREQGRSAVVILINGIEGAGKGETVKLLNEWMDPRLIQVSTFDQQTDEELARPAAWRYWRQLPPKGRIGIFFGNWYSQMLQGRVHGDLKKDDLNGAIDGALGLEQMLCNEGTLIFKFWFHLSKKQMLGRLKSLQDDPLHSWRLSPLDWQQSKTYDKFVRVGEDLLRRTSRDYSPWYIVAGADANYRSLTVGRVLLEGLQAALRGTGERAPLPHATPLMTRTDQCSLLDSLDMSVSLAKADYREQLTREQARLSQLMRDKRMRRHALVAVFEGNDAAGKGGAIRRVAAALDPRQYRIVPVAAPTEEERAQPYLWRFWRHIPARGKFTVFDRSWYGRVLVERVEGFCEPADWLRAYGEINDFEEQLSNAGVVLVKFWLAIDENTQLERFREREANPVKRFKITEEDWRNREKWPQYREAVGDMVDRTSTRLAPWTLVEANDKQFARIKVLRTINDALEAAFEKSER; from the coding sequence ATGTTCGAATCCGCCGAGATCGACCACATCATCGACAAGGCTACCTTCGACGCCGAAGAGCAAGTGCTGCGCGAGGCACTGCTCGAGGCGCAATACGCGTTGCGCGAGCAGGGGCGCTCGGCGGTTGTCATCCTGATCAACGGCATCGAGGGGGCAGGCAAGGGCGAGACGGTGAAGCTGCTCAACGAGTGGATGGATCCGCGCCTTATCCAGGTCAGCACCTTCGATCAGCAAACCGACGAAGAGCTAGCCCGGCCAGCCGCCTGGCGTTATTGGCGGCAGCTGCCACCCAAAGGGCGTATCGGGATCTTCTTCGGCAACTGGTACAGCCAGATGCTACAAGGTCGCGTGCACGGCGATTTGAAGAAGGACGACCTCAATGGCGCCATCGACGGCGCTCTGGGCCTGGAGCAGATGCTGTGCAACGAAGGCACGCTGATCTTCAAGTTCTGGTTTCACCTTTCCAAGAAACAGATGCTGGGGCGTCTCAAGAGCCTGCAGGACGATCCACTGCACAGCTGGCGCCTGAGCCCGCTGGACTGGCAGCAGTCGAAGACCTACGACAAGTTCGTGCGTGTCGGCGAGGATCTGTTGCGGCGCACCAGCCGCGATTACTCGCCCTGGTACATCGTCGCCGGGGCGGACGCCAATTACCGCAGCCTGACTGTTGGGCGCGTTCTCCTCGAGGGTTTGCAGGCTGCGCTGCGCGGTACGGGTGAGCGTGCTCCCTTGCCCCATGCCACGCCGTTGATGACCCGAACCGATCAATGCAGCTTGCTCGACAGCCTGGATATGAGTGTGAGCCTCGCCAAGGCTGACTACCGTGAGCAACTGACTCGCGAGCAGGCACGCCTGTCGCAACTGATGCGCGATAAACGCATGCGCCGCCACGCGCTGGTGGCGGTGTTCGAGGGTAACGATGCCGCCGGCAAGGGCGGTGCTATACGTCGGGTCGCTGCGGCGCTGGATCCCCGGCAATACCGCATCGTGCCGGTGGCAGCGCCGACCGAGGAAGAGCGCGCCCAGCCTTATCTATGGCGCTTCTGGCGGCATATTCCGGCGCGCGGCAAGTTCACCGTGTTCGACCGTTCCTGGTACGGCCGCGTGCTGGTGGAACGGGTCGAGGGTTTCTGCGAGCCGGCGGATTGGCTGCGTGCTTACGGCGAGATCAACGATTTCGAGGAGCAGCTCAGCAATGCAGGTGTGGTGCTGGTGAAGTTCTGGCTGGCCATCGATGAGAATACCCAGCTGGAGCGCTTTCGCGAGCGTGAGGCCAATCCGGTCAAGCGCTTCAAGATTACCGAAGAGGATTGGCGCAACCGCGAAAAGTGGCCGCAGTACCGCGAGGCGGTGGGCGACATGGTTGATCGCACCAGTACCCGCCTGGCGCCGTGGACACTGGTCGAGGCCAATGACAAGCAGTTCGCCCGGATAAAGGTGCTGCGTACCATCAACGATGCGCTGGAGGCGGCGTTCGAAAAGAGCGAGCGCTAA
- a CDS encoding polysaccharide biosynthesis protein — translation MLRARLVRLQRRQKRLIQVTVDVVLVWIALWLAFVVRLGDFRQIQPLDGHLWLFALAPLVSIPLFIRFGMYRAVLRYFGNEALIAITKAVSLSALILALVIYWRDDTGAVIPRSMVFNYWWLSIMLIGGLRLAMRQFFMGDWFSADQPYKLSSREAGLPAVAIYGAGSAGNQLAAALRMGRAMRPVAFIDDEPNIANRVIAGLRVYSPRHIQQMIEDTGVVEILLALPSVSRSRRRTVLQLLEQYPLHVRSVPGFMDLASGRVKVEDVQEVDIADLLGRDAVPPQRELFERCIRGQVVMVTGAGGSIGSELCRQILGSGPRTLLLLEHSEFNLYAIHSELEQRIRRESLPVRLMPILGSVRNQERQVELMRAWDVNTVYHAAAYKHVPMVEHNIAEGVLNNVFGSLCTAQAALRAGVEHFVLISTDKAVRPTNVMGSTKRLAEMVLQALSQETAPVLFGDKDRLHQVNKTRFTMVRFGNVLGSSGSVIPRFYEQIRKGGPVTVTHPNITRYFMTIPEAAQLVIQAGSMGKGGDVFVLDMGQPVKIAELAEKMIHLSGLCVASDENPAGDIAIEFTGLRPGEKLYEELLIGDNVSPTDHPMIMRANEEHLPWEAFKVVMADLIKAVEQDDYDRVRQLLRDTVCGYTPEGEIVDWMHLRRAAKRPLE, via the coding sequence TTGCTCCGAGCCCGACTGGTACGGTTGCAGCGTCGTCAGAAACGGTTGATTCAAGTCACCGTCGATGTTGTGCTAGTTTGGATCGCATTGTGGCTTGCGTTTGTGGTGCGGTTGGGCGACTTCCGTCAGATCCAGCCGCTGGACGGTCACCTGTGGCTCTTTGCGCTGGCTCCGCTTGTTTCCATTCCGTTGTTCATTCGCTTTGGCATGTACCGCGCCGTGCTGCGTTACTTCGGTAACGAAGCGCTGATTGCTATCACTAAGGCCGTTTCGCTTTCCGCGCTGATTCTGGCCCTGGTTATTTATTGGCGTGACGATACCGGTGCAGTGATCCCACGCTCTATGGTGTTCAACTACTGGTGGCTGAGTATCATGCTGATCGGTGGCTTGCGCTTGGCCATGCGGCAATTTTTCATGGGCGACTGGTTTTCTGCTGACCAACCCTACAAATTGAGTAGTCGTGAAGCGGGCTTGCCGGCAGTTGCTATCTACGGTGCGGGTTCGGCAGGCAATCAATTGGCCGCAGCCTTGCGTATGGGACGCGCGATGAGGCCAGTGGCATTCATTGATGACGAACCGAATATCGCCAACCGCGTTATCGCGGGCCTGCGAGTGTATTCACCCAGACACATCCAGCAGATGATCGAGGATACCGGTGTTGTCGAGATCCTGCTTGCACTGCCATCCGTATCTCGCTCGCGCCGGCGAACGGTGTTGCAGTTGCTGGAGCAATACCCTCTGCATGTCCGTTCTGTGCCGGGCTTTATGGATCTGGCCAGTGGTCGGGTGAAGGTCGAGGATGTCCAGGAAGTGGACATTGCCGACCTGTTGGGGCGTGACGCGGTACCGCCACAAAGGGAATTGTTCGAGCGCTGTATCCGCGGCCAAGTGGTGATGGTGACTGGAGCTGGTGGCTCGATTGGCTCTGAACTGTGCCGACAGATCCTTGGTTCTGGGCCGAGAACCTTGCTGCTGCTTGAACATAGCGAATTCAATCTGTACGCCATTCATAGCGAGCTCGAGCAGCGAATCCGCCGTGAGTCTTTGCCCGTCCGCCTGATGCCCATTCTTGGCTCGGTGCGTAATCAGGAGCGTCAGGTCGAGCTAATGCGTGCCTGGGATGTGAACACGGTTTACCACGCTGCAGCCTACAAGCACGTGCCGATGGTAGAGCACAACATAGCTGAGGGCGTTCTGAACAACGTGTTTGGATCGCTGTGTACGGCGCAGGCTGCGTTACGCGCTGGCGTCGAGCACTTCGTGCTGATTTCGACTGACAAGGCGGTGCGCCCCACCAATGTGATGGGCAGTACCAAGCGCTTGGCCGAGATGGTGCTTCAGGCGCTGAGCCAGGAAACGGCTCCGGTACTGTTTGGCGACAAGGACAGGCTGCACCAGGTCAACAAGACTCGTTTCACCATGGTGCGCTTCGGTAACGTGCTGGGCTCGTCGGGCTCGGTTATTCCCCGTTTCTATGAGCAGATCCGCAAGGGTGGGCCGGTGACGGTTACGCACCCCAATATCACCCGTTACTTCATGACCATTCCGGAGGCAGCACAGCTGGTGATCCAGGCGGGCTCCATGGGTAAGGGCGGTGACGTGTTTGTGTTGGATATGGGGCAACCAGTGAAAATCGCTGAGCTGGCCGAGAAGATGATTCACCTCAGCGGCCTCTGCGTGGCGTCGGATGAGAACCCCGCTGGCGATATCGCCATCGAGTTCACTGGGCTGCGTCCCGGTGAGAAGCTCTATGAAGAGTTGCTGATTGGCGACAACGTGAGCCCCACCGATCACCCAATGATCATGCGCGCCAATGAAGAGCATCTGCCTTGGGAGGCCTTTAAGGTGGTCATGGCAGACTTGATAAAGGCTGTGGAGCAGGACGATTACGATCGTGTACGCCAGTTGCTGCGTGACACCGTGTGTGGCTATACGCCGGAAGGCGAGATCGTTGATTGGATGCATCTGCGCCGTGCGGCCAAGCGACCGCTGGAGTAG
- a CDS encoding YbaN family protein codes for MAREPYETRNPLLRYSLLTLGWLSVALGVLGIFLPVLPTTPFLLLAAACFMRSSRRFYLWLVEHPRLGPWIRDYLEGEGIPRKAKIYAIGLMWLSIGVSCWLVPLVWARAFMLISAVLVSLYILKQKTLPDRH; via the coding sequence ATGGCGCGCGAACCCTACGAAACACGCAACCCTCTGCTGCGCTACAGTCTGCTGACCCTCGGCTGGCTGAGCGTAGCACTGGGCGTGCTCGGCATATTTCTGCCGGTGCTGCCCACCACTCCCTTCCTGCTGCTGGCCGCTGCCTGCTTCATGCGCAGCTCGCGACGCTTCTACCTATGGCTGGTCGAACATCCTCGCCTCGGCCCGTGGATTCGCGACTATCTGGAGGGTGAAGGCATTCCTCGCAAAGCCAAGATTTACGCCATCGGCCTGATGTGGCTGAGCATTGGCGTTTCCTGCTGGCTGGTTCCACTGGTATGGGCGCGCGCGTTCATGCTAATCAGCGCTGTGCTGGTGAGCCTGTACATTCTCAAACAGAAGACCTTACCGGATCGGCACTGA
- a CDS encoding LasR-specific antiactivator QslA, with product MNKGVITALPSNDGHPGLSIVWSQDCRPAFNQGVRAAQTWLSGRRSNWLWAALIFEREEMPAEIHRRAFEVGFLSRLHQGVSTPPNNPLG from the coding sequence ATGAATAAAGGCGTTATCACTGCACTGCCCAGCAACGACGGCCATCCAGGATTGAGCATCGTCTGGAGCCAAGACTGCCGCCCAGCGTTCAACCAAGGCGTGCGCGCAGCACAGACCTGGCTCAGCGGTAGGCGTTCTAACTGGTTATGGGCAGCATTGATTTTTGAACGAGAAGAGATGCCTGCCGAGATACACCGCCGAGCCTTCGAGGTGGGGTTCCTGAGCCGCTTGCATCAAGGCGTAAGCACGCCGCCAAACAACCCATTAGGATAG
- a CDS encoding osmoprotectant NAGGN system M42 family peptidase — MSQIPEPDLEYMQKVLLEMLAIPSPTGFTDTIVRYVAERLTEIGIPFEMTRRGTIRGTLKGRRYSPDRAVSVHLDTIGAMVREIKDNGRLCLTAIGCWSSRFAEGSRVSVFSDHGVLRGSVLPLLASGHAFNTEVDQMPISWDHVELRLDALVASRADCESLGVSVGDFVAFDPLPEFTESGHISARHLDDKAGVAALLAALKAVVESGQEPHIDCHPLFTITEEVGSGAAAALPWDVSEFVGIDIAPVAAGQRSTEHTVSVAMHDSGGPYDYHLSRQLLRLASENEIPVRRDLFRYYHSDAQSAVTAGHDIRTALIAFGCDATHGYERTHIDSLAALSRLLGAYLLSPPVFASDAQPENGSLERFSHQLEHDAQMEPDTRVPTVDSLVGNRDRES; from the coding sequence ATGTCGCAAATTCCTGAACCAGACCTCGAGTACATGCAGAAAGTACTGCTGGAAATGCTCGCCATTCCCAGCCCAACCGGCTTCACCGACACCATCGTGCGCTATGTCGCCGAGCGCCTGACGGAAATCGGTATTCCTTTCGAAATGACCCGACGCGGCACCATCCGCGGCACACTCAAAGGCCGCCGTTACAGCCCCGATCGTGCGGTGTCTGTACACCTCGACACCATCGGCGCCATGGTGCGCGAGATCAAGGACAACGGCCGCCTGTGCCTGACCGCCATTGGCTGCTGGTCGAGCCGCTTCGCCGAAGGCAGCCGTGTCAGCGTGTTCAGTGACCATGGTGTACTGCGCGGCAGCGTGCTGCCCCTGCTGGCCTCCGGGCACGCCTTCAACACCGAAGTGGATCAGATGCCAATCTCATGGGATCACGTCGAACTGCGCCTGGACGCTCTGGTCGCCAGCCGTGCCGACTGCGAAAGCCTAGGCGTATCCGTCGGCGACTTCGTGGCCTTCGACCCACTGCCCGAGTTCACCGAGAGCGGCCACATCAGCGCCCGCCACCTGGACGATAAAGCTGGCGTCGCAGCGCTGCTCGCCGCGCTCAAGGCGGTGGTGGAAAGCGGCCAGGAGCCGCATATCGACTGTCACCCGCTATTCACCATCACCGAAGAAGTCGGCTCTGGCGCCGCCGCAGCCTTGCCGTGGGACGTCAGCGAATTCGTCGGCATCGACATCGCCCCGGTCGCCGCGGGCCAACGCTCTACCGAGCACACCGTCAGCGTCGCCATGCACGACTCCGGTGGTCCCTACGACTATCACCTGTCCCGGCAACTGCTGCGTTTGGCGAGCGAGAACGAAATCCCGGTGCGCCGCGATCTGTTCCGCTACTACCACAGCGACGCGCAATCAGCGGTCACCGCGGGCCACGATATTCGTACCGCGCTGATCGCCTTCGGCTGCGACGCGACCCACGGCTACGAACGCACCCATATCGACAGTCTCGCCGCCCTCTCCCGCTTGCTCGGTGCCTACCTGCTAAGCCCACCGGTATTCGCCAGCGACGCCCAACCGGAAAACGGTTCTCTGGAGCGCTTCAGCCACCAACTGGAGCATGATGCACAGATGGAGCCGGACACCCGCGTGCCGACCGTCGATAGCCTGGTGGGTAATAGAGATAGAGAGAGCTAG
- a CDS encoding DUF6316 family protein gives MTIQRAEDTVQTTHFRSDRVSTINGRFFFTTREGTLEGPYFSRDEAERNIPRYIDRMLQALAIIESRNSTGSFRP, from the coding sequence ATGACTATCCAGCGCGCAGAGGATACGGTTCAGACCACTCACTTCCGCAGTGACCGGGTCAGCACCATCAATGGCCGCTTCTTCTTCACGACCCGCGAGGGCACCCTCGAAGGCCCCTACTTCTCCCGCGATGAAGCCGAGCGAAATATCCCCCGCTACATCGACCGCATGCTGCAGGCCTTGGCGATCATCGAGAGTCGCAACAGCACGGGCAGTTTCAGGCCATAA
- a CDS encoding N-acetylglutaminylglutamine amidotransferase yields MCGIAGELRFDNQPADLAAVERITHHLAPRGPDAHGFHSRGPVAFGHRRLKIMDLAEASGQPMIDNDLGLSMVFNGAIYNYPELRGELEQLGYRFFSGGDTEVLLKGYHAWGEKLLPKLNGMFAFAIWERDSQQLFIARDRLGVKPLYLSKTKDRLRFASSLPALLKGGDIGKTLDPIALNHYLNFHAVVPAPRTILAGVEKLPPATWMRVDVNGKVEQKVWWTLNYGPSAEEANYGFDEWRDAVLDGMREAVSIRQRAAVDVGVLLSGGVDSSMLVGLLREAGVENLLTFSIGFQDAGGERGDEFQYSDLIAKRFETQHHQLRIGENEILDQLPAAFRAMSEPMVSHDCIAFYLLSREVAKHCKVVQSGQGADELFAGYHWYPLVDGAEDAFSAYRKAFFDREHDEYAACVQPAWLTDDVAGEFVRQHFAQPGADAAVDKALRLDSTVMLVDDPVKRVDNMTMAWGLEARTPFLDYRLAELSARIPGQYKLPEGGKYVLKEAARKVIPSEVIDRKKGYFPVPGLKHLEGATLGWVRDLLVDPAHDRGIFNPQMLDRLLTDPQGQLTPLRGSKLWQMAALNLWLSEQGL; encoded by the coding sequence ATGTGCGGAATAGCAGGCGAACTACGCTTCGATAACCAACCAGCCGACCTGGCTGCCGTTGAACGCATCACTCACCACCTCGCCCCACGTGGCCCCGACGCCCATGGCTTCCATAGCCGCGGCCCCGTCGCCTTCGGCCACCGCCGACTGAAGATCATGGATCTCGCCGAAGCCTCGGGCCAGCCGATGATCGATAACGATCTCGGCCTGTCGATGGTCTTCAACGGCGCCATCTACAACTACCCGGAACTGCGCGGCGAGCTGGAACAGCTTGGCTACCGCTTCTTTTCGGGCGGCGATACCGAAGTGTTGCTCAAGGGCTATCACGCCTGGGGCGAAAAACTGCTGCCCAAGCTCAACGGCATGTTCGCCTTCGCCATCTGGGAACGCGACAGCCAGCAGCTGTTCATCGCCCGTGATCGCCTCGGCGTGAAGCCGCTGTACCTCTCCAAGACCAAGGATCGCCTGCGTTTCGCCTCCAGCCTGCCAGCGCTGCTGAAAGGTGGCGATATCGGCAAGACCCTCGACCCCATCGCGCTCAACCACTACCTGAATTTCCACGCTGTGGTACCGGCTCCGCGCACCATTCTTGCCGGTGTCGAGAAGCTGCCACCCGCTACCTGGATGCGCGTTGACGTCAATGGCAAGGTCGAGCAGAAAGTCTGGTGGACGCTGAACTACGGCCCTAGCGCCGAAGAAGCCAACTACGGTTTCGACGAGTGGCGCGATGCAGTACTCGACGGCATGCGCGAGGCGGTTTCGATCCGTCAGCGTGCCGCAGTCGATGTCGGTGTGCTGCTCTCCGGCGGTGTCGACTCCAGCATGCTGGTCGGCCTGCTACGTGAGGCGGGCGTCGAGAACCTGTTGACCTTCTCCATCGGTTTCCAGGATGCCGGCGGCGAGCGCGGCGACGAGTTCCAGTACTCGGATCTGATCGCCAAACGCTTCGAAACCCAGCATCACCAGCTGCGCATCGGCGAGAACGAAATTCTCGATCAGTTGCCAGCGGCCTTCCGCGCCATGAGCGAGCCGATGGTCAGCCATGACTGCATCGCCTTTTACCTGCTCTCGCGGGAAGTGGCCAAGCACTGCAAGGTGGTGCAAAGCGGCCAGGGCGCTGACGAGCTGTTCGCCGGCTACCACTGGTATCCGCTGGTCGATGGTGCCGAAGACGCCTTTAGCGCCTATCGCAAAGCCTTCTTCGACCGTGAGCACGACGAATATGCAGCCTGCGTGCAACCCGCCTGGCTGACCGATGACGTGGCCGGTGAGTTCGTTCGCCAGCACTTCGCCCAGCCGGGTGCCGATGCCGCCGTGGACAAAGCGCTGCGTCTGGACAGCACGGTGATGCTGGTCGACGACCCGGTCAAGCGTGTCGACAACATGACCATGGCCTGGGGCCTCGAAGCCCGTACGCCGTTCTTGGATTACCGCCTGGCCGAATTGTCCGCGCGCATCCCGGGTCAGTACAAACTGCCCGAAGGCGGCAAGTACGTGCTCAAGGAAGCCGCGCGCAAGGTTATCCCTTCCGAGGTCATCGACCGCAAGAAGGGCTACTTTCCGGTTCCAGGCCTCAAGCACCTGGAAGGCGCGACGCTCGGTTGGGTTCGCGATCTGCTGGTCGACCCGGCTCATGACCGCGGCATCTTCAACCCACAGATGCTCGACCGCCTGCTGACCGACCCGCAAGGCCAACTGACGCCACTGCGCGGCTCGAAGCTATGGCAGATGGCAGCACTCAACCTGTGGTTAAGCGAACAGGGACTGTAA
- the mnmC gene encoding bifunctional tRNA (5-methylaminomethyl-2-thiouridine)(34)-methyltransferase MnmD/FAD-dependent 5-carboxymethylaminomethyl-2-thiouridine(34) oxidoreductase MnmC, with protein MADQHAQLDWDEQGQPSSRQYADVYFSRENGLEETRYVFLTNNDLPQRFAALQPGEQLVIGETGFGTGMNFLCAWELFEQQAAAGARLHFVSVEKHPLTHTDLKRALALWPSLQSYNEQLLASYVGVNAGFQRLVFDAGRVVLTLMIGDALSMLPQLNARIDAWFLDGFAPAKNPEMWTPELFAQLARLSTPDTTLGTFTSTGYVRRALKEAGFQIKRVPGLGKKWEVMRGTFGGTASTLSKPWFARPAYRPSERRALVIGAGLAGCATAASLSARGWQVEVLERHAAIAQEASGNPQGVLYLKLSAHGTALSRLIVDGFGYTRRLLESLHKGQDWDNCGVLQLAFDDREAQRQAKLAAAFPETLLTQVSRDEAERQAGIGLASGGLFYPDAGWVHPPALCQLLIDHPNVSLHVFQHALQLKRVNGEWQAWSGEQMIASAAVVVLCGAADITHFEQTAQLPLKRIRGQISRLPASPASTMLRTVVCAEGYVAPVRHGEHTLGASFNFDSDDLTPSSAEHASNLDLLREISSDLAERLQVDTLEPDTLQGRAAFRCTSPDYLPIVGPLADASAFAEAYAVLARDARQVPQPPCPWHEGLYINSGHGSRGLITAPLSGELIAAWLNDEPLPVPQDVAEACHPNRFMLRQLIRKG; from the coding sequence ATGGCCGATCAACACGCACAACTCGACTGGGACGAACAGGGCCAACCCTCGTCGCGCCAATACGCCGATGTCTATTTCTCCCGGGAGAACGGCCTGGAAGAGACGCGCTATGTGTTCCTTACCAACAATGATCTTCCGCAACGCTTCGCTGCACTGCAACCCGGCGAGCAGTTGGTGATCGGCGAAACCGGGTTCGGCACCGGCATGAACTTTCTTTGCGCCTGGGAGCTGTTCGAGCAGCAGGCCGCTGCCGGTGCACGGTTGCATTTCGTCAGCGTGGAAAAGCACCCTCTCACCCATACCGACCTGAAGCGCGCGCTTGCCTTGTGGCCGTCATTACAGAGCTATAACGAGCAATTGCTGGCGAGCTATGTCGGTGTCAACGCAGGCTTCCAGCGCCTGGTTTTCGACGCTGGCCGCGTGGTGCTGACACTGATGATCGGTGACGCCTTGAGCATGCTGCCGCAGCTTAATGCGCGTATCGACGCCTGGTTTCTCGATGGCTTCGCTCCCGCCAAGAACCCCGAGATGTGGACGCCCGAGCTATTTGCCCAACTGGCCCGGCTCAGCACGCCGGACACCACGCTTGGCACCTTCACCTCCACCGGCTACGTTCGCCGAGCGCTTAAGGAAGCTGGGTTTCAGATCAAGCGCGTACCGGGCCTGGGCAAGAAGTGGGAAGTCATGCGCGGCACCTTTGGCGGTACAGCCAGCACCTTGAGCAAGCCCTGGTTCGCGCGCCCTGCGTATCGCCCCAGCGAGCGTCGTGCCCTGGTGATCGGCGCGGGGCTCGCTGGTTGCGCCACCGCAGCCAGCCTCTCCGCACGCGGCTGGCAGGTGGAAGTGCTGGAGCGTCACGCAGCCATCGCCCAGGAAGCCTCGGGGAACCCGCAGGGCGTGCTGTACCTCAAGCTTTCCGCTCACGGCACAGCGCTGTCGCGATTGATCGTCGATGGCTTCGGTTACACACGCCGCCTGCTTGAGAGCCTGCACAAAGGGCAGGACTGGGACAATTGCGGTGTGCTGCAACTGGCCTTCGACGACCGTGAAGCGCAGCGTCAAGCCAAGCTCGCTGCTGCCTTTCCCGAAACATTGCTGACCCAGGTGAGTCGTGACGAGGCCGAACGCCAGGCAGGCATCGGGCTGGCGAGCGGCGGGCTGTTCTATCCCGACGCCGGCTGGGTGCACCCGCCGGCCCTCTGCCAACTCCTGATCGATCATCCCAACGTGAGCCTGCATGTCTTTCAACACGCCTTGCAGCTCAAGCGCGTGAACGGTGAATGGCAAGCCTGGAGCGGTGAGCAAATGATCGCCAGTGCAGCGGTGGTCGTGCTCTGTGGGGCAGCAGATATCACCCACTTCGAGCAAACCGCGCAACTGCCGCTCAAACGCATCCGCGGGCAGATCAGCCGGCTGCCTGCATCGCCCGCAAGCACCATGCTGCGCACGGTCGTATGTGCGGAAGGTTATGTGGCGCCGGTTCGCCATGGCGAGCACACCCTGGGGGCCAGCTTCAACTTCGATAGCGATGACCTGACGCCGAGTAGCGCCGAACACGCCAGCAATCTGGATCTGCTCAGAGAGATATCCAGCGACCTGGCCGAACGCCTGCAGGTCGACACGCTCGAGCCGGATACGCTGCAAGGTCGCGCGGCCTTTCGCTGCACCAGCCCGGATTATCTGCCTATCGTCGGACCGCTGGCAGATGCCAGTGCCTTTGCCGAGGCTTACGCCGTATTGGCGCGCGATGCTCGCCAGGTGCCGCAACCCCCCTGCCCGTGGCATGAGGGTTTGTACATTAATAGTGGCCACGGCTCGCGCGGGCTGATCACAGCGCCCTTATCCGGTGAGTTGATCGCCGCCTGGCTGAATGACGAACCGCTGCCAGTCCCACAAGATGTAGCCGAAGCCTGCCACCCCAACCGCTTCATGCTTCGGCAACTGATCCGCAAGGGCTGA
- a CDS encoding UPF0149 family protein, giving the protein MSFAEQLSRLQAFLDADELHEEALDYVAAHGYLTALSICPDKVETREWIDALFSEPPHYRSDEERDDIEATLIQLQSHIARQLASDDEPEVPCELDLGDEPDDSDLRGWCIGFMEGVFLREAVWFDDAEDEVSELLLPIMVGSGLFDEQPEFAEIARDRDLVDSMIEQIPELLTALFLLCNAPEEKPALLKPRHH; this is encoded by the coding sequence ATGTCCTTCGCCGAGCAACTGTCCCGTCTGCAAGCCTTCCTCGATGCTGATGAACTGCACGAAGAAGCGCTGGACTATGTCGCCGCACACGGTTACCTGACCGCCCTCTCCATCTGCCCGGACAAGGTCGAAACCCGTGAGTGGATCGACGCGTTGTTCTCCGAGCCGCCGCACTACCGCAGCGATGAAGAGCGTGATGACATCGAAGCCACTCTGATTCAGTTGCAGTCGCATATCGCCCGCCAGCTGGCCAGCGATGACGAGCCGGAAGTACCGTGTGAGCTGGATCTCGGTGACGAGCCGGACGACTCCGACCTGCGTGGCTGGTGCATCGGCTTCATGGAAGGGGTATTCCTGCGCGAAGCCGTGTGGTTCGATGACGCTGAAGACGAAGTCAGCGAGCTGCTGCTACCGATCATGGTCGGTTCGGGCCTGTTCGATGAACAGCCGGAGTTCGCTGAGATTGCCCGTGATCGCGACTTGGTCGATAGCATGATCGAACAGATCCCGGAGCTGCTCACCGCACTGTTCCTGCTGTGCAATGCGCCTGAAGAAAAACCGGCGCTGCTCAAACCTCGCCACCACTGA